The Mycolicibacterium hassiacum DSM 44199 genome includes a window with the following:
- a CDS encoding virulence factor Mce family protein: MSARRMGRLARRAVALTAIALLLTSCGSWRGIANVPLPGGPGTGSDRITIYVQMADTLALNVNSRVRVADVYVGRVRAIELKDWVPTLTIDLEPHVKLPANVRAAIGQTSLLGSQHVELIAPKDASPEPLRSGAVIPMDSTESFPSTERVLASIALILRGGGVENLETIQTEVFNILNGRAGQIREFLGRLDTFTAELNKQTDDITRAIDSTNELLNIVAQRNATLDRVLTEFPPLIKHFADTQDLFVDAVEAVGRISVAADNALSPAADNLHTNLQNLQRPLKQLGRASPYLTGALKLMLTAPFSIENVPKVVRGDYLNVSLMIDLTLSALDNGVLSGTGVSGMLRALEQAWGRDPATMIPDVRFTPNANNVPGGPLIERGE, encoded by the coding sequence ATGAGTGCGCGCAGGATGGGCAGACTCGCGCGGCGCGCCGTCGCGCTGACCGCGATCGCGCTGCTGCTGACCTCGTGCGGGTCGTGGCGCGGGATCGCCAACGTGCCGCTGCCCGGCGGCCCGGGCACCGGCTCGGACCGCATCACGATCTACGTGCAGATGGCGGACACGTTGGCGCTCAACGTCAACAGCCGGGTGCGCGTCGCCGACGTCTACGTCGGCCGGGTGCGGGCCATCGAGCTCAAGGACTGGGTGCCGACGCTGACGATCGACCTCGAGCCGCACGTCAAGCTGCCCGCCAACGTGCGCGCCGCCATCGGCCAGACCAGCCTGCTGGGTTCGCAGCACGTCGAGCTGATCGCGCCGAAGGACGCGTCGCCGGAGCCGCTGCGCAGCGGGGCCGTCATCCCGATGGACTCCACCGAGTCGTTCCCGTCCACCGAGCGGGTGCTGGCCAGCATCGCCCTCATCCTGCGTGGCGGCGGGGTGGAGAACCTCGAGACCATCCAGACCGAGGTGTTCAACATCCTCAACGGCCGGGCTGGTCAGATCCGGGAGTTCCTCGGCAGACTCGACACGTTCACCGCGGAGCTCAACAAGCAGACCGACGACATCACCCGGGCGATCGACTCCACCAACGAGCTGCTGAACATCGTCGCGCAGCGCAACGCCACGCTCGACCGGGTGCTGACCGAGTTCCCGCCGCTGATCAAGCATTTCGCCGACACCCAGGACCTGTTCGTCGACGCGGTCGAGGCGGTCGGGCGGATCAGCGTGGCCGCCGACAACGCGCTGTCGCCGGCGGCGGACAACCTGCACACCAACCTGCAGAACCTGCAGCGCCCGCTCAAGCAGCTGGGCCGCGCCTCGCCGTACCTGACCGGGGCGCTGAAACTGATGCTCACCGCGCCGTTCTCGATCGAGAACGTGCCGAAGGTGGTCCGCGGCGACTACCTCAACGTGTCGCTGATGATCGACCTCACGCTGTCCGCGCTGGACAACGGGGTGCTGTCCGGCACCGGTGTCTCGGGCATGCTGCGCGCGCTCGAGCAGGCCTGGGGCCGCGATCCGGCGACGATGATCCCCGACGTGCGGTTCACGCCGAACGCGAACAACGTGCCCGGCGGACCGCTGATCGAGAGGGGTGAGTGA
- a CDS encoding virulence factor Mce family protein, translating into MSTIFDIRHIRLPRLSRVTVIISTLVAILGLIAAFVGFKLYRELTTNTVVAYFEDTLALYPGDKVQIMGVQVGSIDKIEPAGDKMKVTFHYEKKYKVPENATATILNPSLVASRTIQLSPPYTGGPVLKDGAELDVDRTQVPVEYDELRDSLNRILSELGPTPEQPRGPFGDIIESAADGFAGKGKQLNRTLKALSEALYTLNRGSTDFFEVVKSLALFVNALYKSDQQFVALNRDLATFTSTFTNTNNEVANALADLNELLSTVRQFLDENAEVLVHDVQNLADVTNAIMQPDPRDGLETALHVFPNLGANLMNIISPVTGGVMSIPVINNFANPLQFVCSAIQAGSRLGYQESAELCAQYLAPILDAIKFNYPPFGLNQFSSAMVLPKHVAYSEPRLQPPPGYKDTTVPGIFSRDTLFSHGNHEPGWVAAPGMQGVEVQPFTANMMTPECLAELLGGPDCVIPAAPPAFGTVRDGNLPGPPNAFDERNPLPPPWYPQPGPPPGPAPGVIPGDPGGAAMVGPMPVPGPGPAPAGAPAGPPLPAEAGG; encoded by the coding sequence ATGTCGACGATCTTTGACATTCGCCACATCCGGTTGCCGCGGCTGTCACGGGTGACCGTGATCATCTCCACGCTGGTCGCGATCCTCGGGCTGATCGCCGCGTTCGTCGGCTTCAAGCTGTACCGGGAGCTGACCACCAACACGGTGGTGGCGTACTTCGAGGACACCCTCGCCCTGTACCCGGGTGACAAGGTGCAGATCATGGGCGTCCAGGTGGGCTCGATCGACAAGATCGAACCCGCCGGCGACAAGATGAAGGTCACCTTCCACTACGAGAAGAAGTACAAGGTGCCCGAGAACGCCACCGCCACGATCCTCAACCCGAGCCTGGTGGCGTCCCGCACCATCCAGCTCTCCCCGCCCTACACCGGCGGTCCGGTGCTCAAGGACGGCGCGGAGCTCGACGTGGACCGCACCCAGGTGCCGGTGGAGTACGACGAGCTGCGCGACTCACTGAACCGGATCCTGAGCGAACTCGGTCCCACCCCCGAGCAGCCCCGGGGCCCGTTCGGCGACATCATCGAATCGGCCGCCGACGGTTTCGCCGGCAAGGGCAAGCAGCTCAACCGGACGCTCAAGGCGCTCTCGGAGGCGCTCTACACCCTCAACCGGGGCAGCACCGACTTCTTCGAAGTGGTCAAGAGCCTGGCGCTGTTCGTCAACGCGCTGTACAAGAGCGACCAGCAGTTCGTCGCGCTCAACCGCGACCTGGCCACCTTCACCAGCACGTTCACCAACACCAACAACGAGGTGGCCAACGCGCTGGCGGACCTCAACGAGCTGCTGTCGACCGTGCGGCAGTTCCTCGACGAGAACGCCGAGGTGCTGGTCCACGACGTGCAGAACCTGGCCGACGTCACCAACGCGATCATGCAGCCCGATCCGCGCGACGGGTTGGAGACCGCGCTGCACGTGTTCCCGAACCTGGGCGCGAACCTGATGAACATCATCTCGCCGGTGACCGGCGGCGTGATGAGCATCCCGGTGATCAACAACTTCGCCAACCCGCTGCAGTTCGTCTGCAGCGCGATCCAGGCCGGCAGCCGGCTGGGCTACCAGGAGTCGGCGGAGCTGTGCGCGCAGTACCTGGCGCCGATCCTGGACGCGATCAAGTTCAACTACCCGCCGTTCGGCCTCAACCAGTTCAGCTCGGCGATGGTGCTGCCGAAGCACGTGGCCTACTCCGAGCCGCGGCTGCAGCCGCCGCCGGGCTACAAGGACACCACGGTGCCGGGCATCTTCTCCCGCGACACCTTGTTCTCGCACGGCAACCACGAACCCGGCTGGGTCGCCGCACCCGGCATGCAGGGCGTGGAGGTGCAGCCGTTCACCGCGAACATGATGACGCCGGAGTGCCTGGCCGAGCTGCTGGGCGGGCCGGACTGCGTGATCCCCGCCGCCCCACCGGCGTTCGGCACCGTCCGGGACGGCAACCTGCCCGGCCCGCCGAACGCGTTCGACGAACGCAACCCGCTGCCGCCGCCGTGGTATCCGCAGCCGGGCCCGCCGCCCGGGCCCGCGCCGGGCGTGATCCCCGGCGATCCGGGTGGCGCGGCCATGGTCGGGCCGATGCCCGTGCCGGGGCCGGGTCCCGCACCAGCCGGCGCGCCCGCCGGGCCACCGCTACCGGCCGAGGCAGGGGGGTGA
- a CDS encoding virulence factor Mce family protein, translated as MRTLEGSDRVRKGLMGIIVTVLVIGVGQSFASVPMLFATPVYYAHFSDTGGLLKGDKVRISGVDVGLVRSMEIDGDRVKIGFTLGGTQIGTDSRAAIRTDTILGRRNIEIEPRGDQPLRSNGVLPLGQTTTPYQIYDAFFDVTEASSEWDTDLVKQSLNVLSETIDQTSPHLSAAFDGVARLSETVGKRDQQVRELLANANKVAGVLGSRSEQIHALLVNAQSLLAAINQRQYAISMLLERVAAFSEQVRGLINDNPNLNKVLEQLREVSDILAERRFDLMDTLTTVANFVASLGEVVASGPYFKVMLVNLLPGQILQPFIDAAFKKRGIDPEKFWRDAGLPAWRFPDPNGVGFENGAPPPGPAVLEGTPEHPGPAVPPGHPCSYTPPADGLPRPDNPLPCSHLSVGPFGGAPYGPVPNVITSNPNAHGPQPAPGHPAAAIPGQLPPSVPGQQVPVTDPGPPGSRTVPLEPVPSPPDFTPGIAPLPPALTGPPPPPGPGPDPGPAGTPPLPGNPPFLPPLSQGQGGG; from the coding sequence ATGAGAACGCTCGAAGGGTCGGACCGCGTCCGCAAGGGGTTGATGGGCATCATCGTCACGGTGCTCGTCATCGGCGTCGGGCAGAGCTTCGCCAGCGTGCCGATGCTGTTCGCCACGCCGGTCTACTACGCGCACTTCTCCGACACCGGCGGCCTGCTCAAAGGTGACAAGGTGCGCATCTCCGGCGTCGACGTCGGCCTGGTGCGCAGCATGGAGATCGATGGCGACCGGGTGAAGATCGGATTCACCCTGGGCGGCACCCAGATCGGCACCGACAGCCGGGCCGCCATCCGCACCGACACCATCCTGGGCCGGCGCAACATCGAGATCGAACCGCGCGGCGACCAGCCGTTGCGCTCCAACGGGGTGCTGCCGCTGGGCCAGACCACCACGCCGTACCAGATCTACGACGCGTTCTTCGACGTCACCGAGGCGTCCTCGGAGTGGGACACCGACCTGGTCAAGCAGTCGCTGAACGTGTTGTCCGAGACCATCGACCAGACCTCACCGCACCTGAGCGCGGCCTTCGACGGGGTGGCGCGGCTGTCGGAGACCGTCGGCAAGCGCGACCAGCAGGTCCGCGAGCTGCTGGCCAACGCCAACAAGGTGGCCGGGGTGCTGGGCAGCCGCAGCGAGCAGATCCATGCGCTGCTGGTCAACGCGCAGTCGCTGCTCGCGGCGATCAACCAGCGCCAGTACGCGATCAGCATGCTGCTGGAGCGGGTGGCGGCGTTCTCCGAGCAGGTGCGCGGCCTGATCAACGACAATCCGAACCTCAACAAGGTGCTCGAGCAGCTGCGCGAGGTCAGCGACATCCTCGCCGAGCGCCGCTTCGACCTGATGGACACCCTCACCACGGTGGCCAACTTCGTGGCGTCGCTCGGTGAGGTGGTGGCCTCCGGGCCGTACTTCAAGGTCATGCTGGTGAACCTGCTGCCCGGCCAGATCCTGCAGCCGTTCATCGACGCCGCGTTCAAGAAGCGCGGCATCGACCCGGAGAAGTTCTGGCGCGACGCCGGCCTGCCGGCGTGGCGGTTCCCCGACCCGAACGGGGTCGGTTTCGAGAACGGCGCGCCGCCGCCGGGACCCGCGGTGCTGGAGGGCACCCCCGAACATCCCGGCCCCGCGGTGCCGCCCGGGCATCCGTGCTCCTACACCCCGCCGGCCGACGGGCTGCCGCGACCGGACAACCCGCTGCCGTGCTCGCACCTGTCGGTCGGACCGTTCGGCGGTGCGCCGTACGGCCCGGTGCCCAACGTCATCACCTCGAACCCGAACGCGCACGGCCCGCAGCCCGCACCGGGGCATCCCGCCGCGGCGATCCCGGGCCAGCTGCCGCCGAGCGTTCCGGGCCAGCAGGTGCCGGTCACCGATCCGGGGCCGCCCGGCAGCCGCACCGTTCCGCTGGAGCCGGTGCCCAGCCCGCCGGACTTCACCCCGGGCATCGCCCCGCTGCCGCCGGCGCTCACCGGGCCGCCGCCACCACCGGGGCCCGGCCCCGACCCCGGTCCGGCCGGCACCCCGCCGCTGCCCGGCAACCCGCCGTTCCTGCCGCCGCTCTCCCAGGGACAGGGAGGAGGCTGA
- a CDS encoding virulence factor Mce family protein, with protein sequence MRITGTAIKLGIFSVVLLMFTAIIVIVFGQVRFDRTTGYSAIFSSASGLRAGQFVRAGGVEVGKVSKVELINGGSQVKVDFNVDRSLPLYQGTTAQIRYLNLIGDRYLELSRGDSNDRLPPGATIPIDRTTPALDLDALIGGFRPVFRALDPEKVNSIAESIITVFGGQGGTISDILDQTAQLTSDLADRDQAIGEVITNLNTVLETTVRHQKEFDETLQDFERLITGLKNQRDPIATSVAGISDAAGTVADLLADNRPLLQQTVGHLEVVQDPLIQQKDRLNDILVRLPTAFKIIGRAGGVYGDFFNFYACDISVRLNGAQPGGPVRTVKLFSQPSGRCTPQ encoded by the coding sequence ATGAGAATCACCGGAACCGCAATCAAGCTCGGCATCTTCTCCGTGGTGCTGCTGATGTTCACCGCGATCATCGTGATCGTGTTCGGACAGGTGCGGTTCGACCGGACCACCGGCTACTCGGCGATCTTCAGCAGCGCCAGCGGATTGCGTGCCGGCCAGTTCGTCCGCGCCGGCGGCGTGGAGGTCGGCAAGGTGTCCAAGGTCGAGTTGATCAACGGCGGCAGCCAGGTCAAGGTCGACTTCAACGTCGACCGCTCGCTGCCGCTGTACCAGGGAACCACCGCACAGATCCGGTACCTCAACCTGATCGGCGACCGCTACCTGGAACTGTCCCGCGGCGACAGCAACGACCGCCTGCCGCCCGGCGCCACCATCCCGATCGATCGCACCACCCCCGCGCTCGACCTCGACGCGCTGATCGGCGGATTCCGCCCGGTGTTCCGCGCCCTGGACCCGGAGAAGGTCAACTCGATCGCCGAGTCGATCATCACCGTCTTCGGCGGCCAGGGCGGCACGATCAGCGACATCCTGGACCAGACCGCGCAGCTGACCTCGGATCTCGCGGACCGGGACCAGGCCATCGGCGAGGTGATCACCAACCTCAACACGGTGCTGGAAACCACGGTGCGCCACCAGAAGGAGTTCGACGAGACGCTGCAGGACTTCGAGCGGCTGATCACCGGGCTGAAGAACCAGCGCGACCCGATCGCGACCTCGGTGGCCGGGATCAGCGACGCCGCCGGCACCGTCGCCGACCTGCTGGCCGACAACCGGCCGCTGCTGCAGCAGACCGTCGGCCACCTCGAGGTGGTGCAGGACCCGCTGATCCAGCAGAAGGACCGGCTCAACGACATCCTGGTCCGGCTGCCCACCGCCTTCAAGATCATCGGCCGCGCGGGCGGTGTCTACGGCGACTTCTTCAACTTCTACGCCTGCGACATCTCGGTGCGGCTCAACGGGGCGCAGCCGGGCGGCCCGGTGCGCACGGTCAAGCTGTTCAGCCAGCCCTCGGGTAGGTGCACGCCGCAATGA